The following are encoded in a window of Prevotella melaninogenica genomic DNA:
- a CDS encoding YecH family metal-binding protein produces the protein MAHGHDVLHMMEGNSYETKEDLVKAIIEHFGEEERFHTCSIDGMNAEELVDFLTERGKFMPAKGGFTVDTTKICNH, from the coding sequence ATGGCACATGGACATGATGTACTCCATATGATGGAGGGTAATAGTTATGAAACAAAAGAAGATTTAGTAAAGGCAATTATAGAGCACTTCGGTGAAGAGGAGCGTTTTCATACTTGTTCTATAGACGGAATGAACGCTGAGGAATTAGTAGATTTCTTGACAGAACGTGGTAAGTTTATGCCTGCTAAAGGGGGATTCACTGTTGATACAACTAAGATTTGTAATCACTAA
- the rfbA gene encoding glucose-1-phosphate thymidylyltransferase RfbA — protein sequence MKGIVLAGGSGTRLYPITKGISKQLIPIYDKPMIYYPVSVLMLAGIKEILIISTPFDLPGFKRLLGDGSSFGVRFEYAEQPSPDGLAQAFIIGEKFIGNDSVCLVLGDNIFYGAGFSSLLQNSVQMAEKENKATVFGYYVNDPERYGVAEFDKTGKCLSIEEKPEHPKSNYAVVGLYFYPNSVVEIAKNIKPSPRGELEITTVNQCYLKEDKLMVQTLQRGFAWLDTGTHDSLSEASTFIECIEKRQGLKVACLEEIAYKKGWITTEKLREEAQPMIKNNYGKYLLQLAEEKSNPK from the coding sequence ATGAAAGGAATAGTTCTCGCTGGCGGTTCAGGCACACGCCTCTACCCTATCACAAAAGGAATAAGCAAGCAGCTTATACCAATTTACGATAAACCAATGATTTACTATCCGGTATCAGTTTTGATGCTGGCTGGAATTAAAGAGATCCTAATCATCTCTACCCCATTTGACTTACCAGGCTTTAAACGTCTTTTAGGAGATGGAAGTAGTTTTGGAGTACGCTTTGAATACGCAGAACAACCTTCACCAGATGGTCTTGCGCAAGCATTTATCATAGGCGAGAAGTTTATTGGGAATGATTCTGTTTGCTTGGTCTTGGGAGATAATATTTTCTATGGAGCAGGCTTCAGTTCATTATTACAAAATAGCGTACAAATGGCTGAAAAAGAGAACAAAGCTACAGTATTTGGCTATTATGTAAATGATCCTGAGAGATATGGTGTTGCTGAATTTGATAAGACTGGAAAATGTCTTAGCATAGAAGAAAAGCCCGAACATCCAAAGAGTAACTACGCTGTTGTAGGACTTTACTTCTACCCTAATAGTGTTGTTGAGATTGCGAAGAATATTAAACCATCACCACGAGGAGAGTTAGAGATTACAACTGTCAATCAGTGTTATCTTAAAGAAGATAAATTAATGGTACAGACTCTACAACGTGGTTTTGCATGGCTTGACACTGGCACACATGACAGTTTGTCGGAGGCAAGTACTTTTATAGAATGTATTGAGAAACGACAAGGACTTAAGGTTGCATGCTTGGAAGAAATAGCATACAAAAAAGGGTGGATAACCACAGAGAAGCTTCGAGAAGAAGCACAACCAATGATTAAGAATAACTATGGTAAATATCTCCTTCAGCTTGCTGAGGAGAAGAGTAATCCAAAATAA
- a CDS encoding glutaredoxin-related protein, which translates to MIKIYGMNTCPDCIAVDKRVEGDNRYEVIDIGSHIKYLKEFLRLRDNNAVFDEAKKHGYAGVPCFVLEDGTVTLSPEEAGINLNEAPAASCRLDGSGC; encoded by the coding sequence ATGATTAAAATATATGGAATGAATACTTGTCCTGACTGTATTGCAGTTGATAAGCGCGTAGAAGGTGACAACCGTTACGAGGTAATTGATATTGGCTCACATATAAAGTATCTTAAAGAATTCCTCCGTCTTCGCGATAACAATGCAGTGTTTGATGAAGCTAAGAAGCACGGATATGCTGGAGTTCCTTGCTTTGTCCTTGAGGATGGTACTGTGACACTGTCACCTGAAGAAGCAGGTATCAACCTTAATGAGGCACCAGCAGCATCTTGTCGCCTTGATGGTTCTGGCTGCTAA
- a CDS encoding ISAon1 family transposase N-terminal region protein: MEEKYLYHLAEFVLPSDVLHYFSIVKIESDTSLLRIYLDEKMEKELSDDLHFESKGFMEAVEVTDFPIRDHKVILVLRRRRWIDIRTGKSFSLPLQIDITASGTRYSKEFGAFLKETYGDIPSDLPYA, translated from the coding sequence ATGGAAGAAAAATATCTATATCATTTAGCCGAATTCGTTTTACCCAGTGATGTATTACATTATTTCTCTATTGTTAAGATAGAGTCTGATACTTCATTGTTACGTATTTATCTTGATGAGAAGATGGAGAAAGAACTTTCCGATGATCTTCATTTTGAATCAAAAGGCTTTATGGAAGCTGTCGAGGTGACGGACTTTCCGATTCGTGACCATAAGGTTATTTTGGTTCTTCGTCGACGTCGCTGGATAGATATTCGTACAGGTAAGAGTTTCTCTCTTCCCTTGCAGATAGATATTACAGCCTCCGGCACTCGTTATTCCAAAGAGTTCGGAGCTTTTTTAAAAGAAACGTATGGAGACATCCCCAGTGACCTGCCGTACGCTTGA
- a CDS encoding IS1634 family transposase: MHANVQTRFNPATGDMAPYYRIKESYRDVQGHVHSLILLNIGFEPSLTAVQVRKIAYALTERFKNRSTPSLFKEYLDGLTPIEQAKADEWWSRMEKEGGIDRFNKEEQRSLRKYENYIDLETANYTDARNVGAEWLCKQTIDKLQLEGFLRKNGWTENAIHTALSALIVRTVYAVSERSSYYYLRDNSAAAELYSGVPGWTPGINSLYKITDKLYELKEQLEHHLCSITDVLFNIDNKLMLFDLTNFYFEGSKRNSDKAKFGRSKEKRSDCKLLVLALCINKEGFIRYSSILEGNTADSKSLPNMIDTLAKRNPSRTKDTLVVMDAGVATEENLELIKKKGYNYLCVSRTQMKDYTLSDDNKSVTVMDARRQKITLKEIKTEDDKDYYLEITSPSKAMTESSMNRVWRERFEMELQRINEGISKKGGTKTYEKVVERTGRAIQKYPSIAKFYQISYIKNEKKPKQMLRVDWEIKDLSAMESGHGVYFLRSNVRTLSERVTWEYYNLIREIECTNRQLKNDLNLRPIYHQKDERSDAHLFFGLLAYWVVNTIRCQLKREGESSYWTEIVRRMSIQKLVTTKGKNPLGETIEMRQCSSPSKQAKQIYDKLNLKHSPFKKNKICRTQSP, from the coding sequence ATGCACGCAAATGTACAGACACGATTCAACCCTGCCACAGGGGACATGGCTCCTTATTATCGCATCAAGGAGTCATATCGTGATGTGCAGGGTCATGTACATTCGCTAATTCTTTTGAACATCGGGTTCGAACCTTCACTTACTGCTGTACAGGTTCGAAAAATTGCATACGCTCTTACCGAACGCTTCAAAAACAGAAGTACACCCTCGCTTTTCAAAGAATACCTTGACGGTCTTACTCCTATTGAACAGGCAAAGGCTGACGAATGGTGGAGCCGTATGGAGAAAGAAGGTGGAATCGATCGGTTTAATAAGGAAGAGCAGAGGTCGCTGAGAAAATATGAGAACTACATAGACCTTGAGACGGCAAACTATACTGACGCAAGGAATGTTGGTGCTGAGTGGCTCTGCAAGCAGACAATAGACAAGCTGCAATTAGAGGGTTTCCTGCGCAAAAACGGCTGGACGGAAAATGCAATACACACGGCTTTGTCAGCATTGATTGTTCGCACGGTATATGCTGTTTCTGAACGTTCATCTTATTATTATTTGCGCGATAACTCGGCTGCCGCTGAACTTTATAGTGGAGTTCCTGGCTGGACACCAGGAATCAATTCTCTGTATAAAATCACTGATAAATTATATGAACTAAAGGAACAGTTAGAGCATCATCTGTGCAGCATTACTGACGTTCTCTTTAATATAGACAACAAGTTGATGCTCTTCGACTTAACCAACTTCTATTTCGAGGGTAGCAAGCGTAATAGCGATAAAGCCAAGTTCGGTCGTTCAAAAGAAAAGCGCTCTGATTGTAAGCTACTTGTACTTGCATTATGTATCAATAAAGAAGGTTTTATACGTTATTCTTCTATCTTGGAGGGTAATACAGCAGATTCCAAGTCTCTACCCAATATGATTGATACGCTGGCAAAGAGGAATCCATCAAGAACCAAAGATACGCTTGTTGTCATGGATGCAGGTGTTGCCACAGAAGAGAACTTGGAGTTAATAAAGAAAAAGGGTTACAATTATCTCTGCGTATCCCGTACGCAAATGAAGGACTATACGCTCAGTGATGATAACAAGAGTGTTACGGTAATGGATGCCCGTCGGCAGAAGATAACGCTGAAAGAGATTAAGACAGAGGATGATAAGGATTATTATCTCGAAATAACATCTCCTTCGAAAGCTATGACAGAGTCGTCCATGAACAGGGTTTGGAGAGAGCGTTTTGAGATGGAACTGCAGAGGATAAACGAAGGAATCTCCAAGAAAGGTGGAACAAAAACCTATGAAAAGGTTGTTGAACGTACAGGACGTGCCATACAGAAGTACCCTTCTATAGCGAAGTTCTACCAGATAAGCTACATAAAAAATGAGAAGAAACCCAAGCAGATGCTGCGTGTAGACTGGGAGATAAAAGACCTCTCGGCAATGGAATCTGGTCATGGAGTCTATTTCCTCCGCAGCAATGTCAGGACACTTTCTGAACGTGTAACATGGGAATACTACAATCTCATTCGTGAGATAGAATGTACGAACAGACAACTAAAGAATGATCTCAACCTCCGTCCTATCTATCATCAGAAAGATGAGCGAAGCGACGCACACCTTTTCTTCGGTTTATTAGCCTACTGGGTGGTAAACACTATCCGTTGTCAATTAAAACGAGAAGGAGAATCCAGTTACTGGACTGAGATTGTACGACGTATGAGCATCCAAAAGCTCGTCACCACAAAAGGGAAGAATCCATTAGGTGAAACCATCGAGATGCGCCAGTGCAGTAGTCCTTCGAAGCAAGCAAAACAGATATACGATAAGTTGAACTTAAAACACTCACCATTCAAAAAGAATAAAATTTGTAGGACACAGAGCCCATAA
- a CDS encoding GumC family protein: MEETTKLEQGKELEVNESNSSFDFATLYRTIVLNWYWFVLSLIIFGSLGAIYLRYATPMYQSTAKLLIKDESNSNRRGSSLQNMSNLGIISNSTGIDNEMEILTSHSIAEDAIRDLKLYVNYTTKGRVKDIILYRNQPLNVDVDQTHLERLNAPINLSITRDSLTYTVTGTYYVPTNDNSNEGPYSINRKFTSLPATIATRAGIITISPNYVHSLKNADVLNVSILSPRMASNKYVNELQVAQTAKSTSIAQLQLTDEVPQRSLDYLKQLAIVYNRQANEDKNTIALRTDKFINDRLGKINAELGKTEGQLQNYKQQNGIVELKMNAGNSVANQNSSELKLAEVETQIELFNTIAREVESSSRNLSQVIPSNVGLDDQSSTSLINKYNELVLERNRLLRSASESSPVVEPLTAQIRELNGNIRRAIGAARQNLQIQRDAVLSQVNKFNEQVAETPQQERMLTQIDRQQEVKSGLYLMLLQKREENNISLAATADKGKLIDDPQLLGKISPKSTSIMLVALLIGLVLPVLVILILQFFRYKIEGHDDVARLTKLPIIADVAIASNKAKGKADIVVHENQNNQMEEIFRSMRTNLQFMLKEGQKVVLFTSSTSGEGKTFNAANLSVSFGLLGKKVILVGLDIRRPRLAELFGINDHKHGITNLLVKDNPTIEDIYEQILPSGVNKNLDLLMAGPIPPNPAELIARNSLDIIINLLKEKYDYIMIDTAPVGLVTDTLQIARVANASIYMCRADYTPKSSFNLINALANEKKFPNMAIVLNGIDMSKRKYSYYYGYGGYGKYGRYGRASYGTSYGQYGNYGNYGNYANSHYGNKHDDSIKR; encoded by the coding sequence ATGGAAGAAACAACTAAATTAGAGCAAGGGAAGGAACTTGAAGTTAATGAAAGTAACTCCTCCTTTGATTTTGCCACCTTGTATCGAACCATTGTACTCAACTGGTACTGGTTCGTACTGTCATTAATTATTTTCGGTAGTTTAGGAGCAATCTATCTTAGATATGCCACACCAATGTATCAGTCTACTGCAAAGTTGCTGATCAAGGACGAAAGTAATAGCAATAGACGTGGTTCCTCTTTACAGAACATGTCAAATCTTGGTATTATCTCAAATTCAACTGGTATTGATAACGAGATGGAGATTCTGACATCACACTCTATTGCAGAAGATGCTATTAGAGACTTGAAGTTATATGTTAACTACACAACAAAGGGAAGAGTTAAGGATATTATTCTTTATCGCAATCAGCCTCTTAACGTTGATGTAGATCAGACTCATCTTGAAAGATTGAATGCTCCTATTAACTTGAGCATCACAAGAGACAGTTTAACTTACACTGTTACTGGAACTTACTATGTACCAACTAACGACAATTCAAATGAAGGTCCATATTCTATTAATAGAAAGTTCACCAGCCTTCCTGCAACAATAGCGACTCGTGCGGGTATTATTACGATTAGTCCTAATTACGTACATTCATTAAAGAATGCAGATGTTCTTAATGTAAGTATTCTCTCACCAAGAATGGCATCTAATAAGTATGTCAACGAACTTCAAGTTGCACAGACAGCAAAGTCAACCTCTATTGCGCAGCTACAGCTTACAGACGAAGTACCACAGCGTTCTCTTGATTACTTGAAGCAGTTAGCAATTGTATATAACCGTCAAGCAAATGAGGACAAGAATACCATTGCACTTCGTACAGATAAGTTCATCAATGATCGTTTGGGTAAGATTAATGCCGAACTGGGCAAGACTGAAGGTCAGTTGCAGAACTATAAACAGCAAAATGGTATTGTAGAGTTGAAGATGAACGCAGGTAACTCTGTAGCAAATCAGAATAGCTCTGAATTAAAGCTTGCAGAGGTTGAGACACAGATTGAATTGTTCAATACAATTGCAAGAGAGGTTGAAAGTTCATCTCGTAATCTTTCTCAAGTAATTCCTTCTAATGTAGGTTTGGATGACCAAAGTTCTACATCTCTGATTAACAAATATAACGAGTTAGTACTTGAGCGTAATCGATTACTCCGCAGTGCTTCAGAAAGTTCTCCTGTTGTAGAGCCACTTACAGCACAAATTCGTGAGCTAAATGGTAACATTCGTCGTGCGATTGGTGCTGCACGTCAGAACCTACAGATTCAGCGTGATGCAGTTTTGTCACAAGTTAATAAGTTTAATGAACAGGTTGCTGAGACTCCACAGCAGGAACGAATGCTGACACAGATTGACCGTCAGCAGGAAGTAAAGTCTGGTTTGTACTTGATGTTACTCCAAAAGCGTGAGGAAAACAACATTTCTTTGGCAGCAACAGCCGATAAAGGTAAACTTATTGATGACCCACAGTTGTTAGGTAAGATTAGTCCAAAGTCAACATCAATTATGCTTGTTGCTTTACTAATTGGCTTAGTACTTCCAGTATTGGTAATCCTTATCTTACAATTCTTCCGTTATAAGATTGAGGGCCATGACGATGTTGCTCGCCTTACCAAGTTACCAATCATTGCAGACGTTGCTATTGCAAGTAATAAGGCGAAGGGTAAAGCAGATATCGTTGTACATGAAAACCAGAACAACCAGATGGAAGAAATCTTCCGTTCAATGCGTACCAACCTTCAGTTTATGCTTAAGGAAGGACAGAAGGTTGTACTCTTCACTTCATCTACTTCTGGTGAGGGTAAGACCTTTAACGCAGCAAACCTTTCTGTTAGTTTCGGTCTCTTAGGCAAGAAAGTTATCTTGGTTGGTCTTGATATTCGTCGTCCACGTTTGGCAGAGTTGTTCGGTATCAACGATCACAAGCATGGTATTACAAACCTTCTTGTAAAGGATAATCCAACGATAGAAGATATATATGAGCAGATTTTGCCTTCAGGAGTTAATAAGAATCTTGATCTCCTCATGGCAGGTCCAATTCCTCCAAACCCAGCAGAGCTTATTGCACGTAATTCATTAGATATTATCATTAATCTCTTGAAGGAGAAATATGATTATATCATGATTGATACCGCACCAGTCGGTCTTGTTACAGATACTCTTCAGATTGCGCGCGTTGCAAATGCTTCTATCTATATGTGTCGTGCAGACTATACTCCAAAGTCAAGCTTCAACTTGATTAATGCACTTGCAAACGAGAAGAAGTTCCCTAACATGGCTATTGTTCTCAATGGTATTGACATGTCTAAGAGAAAATATAGCTATTACTATGGCTATGGCGGTTATGGCAAGTATGGTAGGTATGGTAGAGCAAGCTACGGTACAAGCTATGGACAGTATGGAAACTATGGCAATTATGGTAACTATGCTAACAGCCACTATGGCAATAAGCACGATGACTCTATAAAGCGATAA
- a CDS encoding BT0820 family HAD-type phosphatase encodes MIIAVDFDGTIVEHKYPKIGSEIPFATDTLKMLIKDGHQLILWSVREGELLQEAVDWCHERGVDFWAVNKDYPEEEKEKNNHFSRKLKVEMFIDDRNLGGLPDWGTIYQMITNNETWESRNFAHHSFEDHKPPKKKHWWNF; translated from the coding sequence ATGATTATTGCAGTTGACTTCGATGGAACCATCGTAGAACATAAATATCCTAAAATCGGTAGCGAAATCCCTTTCGCTACCGATACGCTTAAAATGCTAATTAAAGATGGTCACCAACTTATCTTATGGAGCGTCAGAGAAGGCGAACTACTCCAAGAGGCTGTTGATTGGTGCCATGAACGTGGGGTAGACTTTTGGGCTGTAAACAAGGATTATCCTGAAGAAGAAAAAGAGAAGAACAATCATTTTTCAAGAAAGTTAAAGGTAGAAATGTTTATCGATGACCGTAATCTTGGTGGATTACCAGACTGGGGAACTATCTATCAAATGATTACCAATAACGAAACATGGGAAAGCCGTAACTTTGCGCATCATTCGTTTGAAGATCATAAACCACCTAAGAAAAAGCACTGGTGGAATTTCTAA
- the rny gene encoding ribonuclease Y produces MSPIVTVIIAVVCLSAGCAGGFAIFRYILTGKYKDTMDKAEKAAEVIKEKKLLEVKEKFLNKKSELEKEVQQRTLKIQQGENRLKQREVALNQRQEEINRRKQDVDQQQQRVDNEKKLLQIKQQDLEKMQELERMKLEELSGLSSEEAKKRLIESLKDQAKLDAASYINEIVDEAKLNANQQAKKIVIQTIQRVATETAIENSVSVFHIDSDEVKGRIIGREGRNIRALEAATGVEIVVDDTPEAIVISAFDPVRREICRLALHQLVADGRIHPARIEEVVAKVKKQLDNEIIETGKRTAIDLGIHGLHPELIRIVGKMKYRSSYGQNLLQHARETANLCAVMASELGLNPKKAKRAGLLHDIGKVPDEETDLPHALYGGKIAEKYKEKPDICNAIAAHHDEVEMTTLLAPIVQVCDAISGARPGARREIVEAYIKRLNDLEAIAMSYPGVTKTYAIQAGRELRVIVGADKMDDAESEKLSSEIAEKIQNEMTYPGQVKITVIREIRSVAYAK; encoded by the coding sequence ATGAGTCCAATAGTAACAGTTATAATAGCTGTGGTATGCCTTTCAGCAGGATGTGCTGGTGGATTTGCTATTTTCCGTTATATCTTAACTGGAAAATACAAAGATACAATGGATAAAGCAGAGAAAGCTGCAGAGGTAATTAAAGAAAAGAAACTTCTTGAAGTTAAGGAGAAGTTTCTTAATAAGAAAAGTGAACTCGAGAAAGAGGTTCAACAGCGCACATTGAAGATTCAGCAGGGTGAAAATCGCTTGAAGCAGCGTGAGGTTGCATTGAATCAACGTCAAGAAGAGATTAATCGTCGTAAGCAGGATGTTGATCAGCAGCAGCAGCGTGTTGATAATGAGAAGAAGCTGCTGCAGATTAAGCAGCAGGATCTTGAGAAGATGCAGGAGCTGGAGCGAATGAAACTCGAGGAACTCTCTGGTCTTAGTTCTGAAGAAGCTAAGAAGCGTTTGATTGAAAGTTTGAAGGATCAAGCAAAGCTTGACGCAGCTTCATATATTAATGAGATTGTTGATGAAGCAAAACTAAATGCTAATCAGCAGGCTAAGAAAATAGTCATCCAGACCATCCAGCGTGTTGCAACCGAAACAGCTATTGAGAATTCAGTAAGCGTTTTCCATATAGATAGCGATGAGGTGAAGGGACGTATTATTGGTCGTGAAGGTCGTAATATCCGCGCTTTGGAGGCTGCAACAGGTGTTGAGATTGTAGTTGATGATACTCCAGAAGCTATTGTTATTTCAGCTTTTGATCCTGTTCGCCGTGAGATTTGTCGTTTGGCACTTCATCAGCTTGTTGCTGATGGACGAATTCACCCAGCACGTATCGAAGAAGTTGTTGCTAAGGTTAAGAAACAACTTGATAATGAAATCATTGAAACAGGTAAGCGTACAGCTATTGACCTTGGAATTCATGGTCTCCATCCAGAGTTGATTCGTATTGTTGGTAAGATGAAATATCGTTCTTCATATGGTCAGAACCTTTTACAGCATGCCCGTGAAACAGCAAATCTTTGTGCTGTTATGGCAAGTGAGTTAGGTTTGAATCCAAAGAAGGCAAAGCGTGCAGGCTTATTGCATGATATCGGTAAGGTACCAGACGAAGAGACTGATTTACCACATGCTCTTTATGGAGGTAAGATTGCTGAGAAATATAAGGAGAAACCAGATATTTGCAATGCCATTGCAGCTCACCACGATGAGGTTGAGATGACTACACTTCTTGCACCTATCGTTCAGGTATGTGATGCTATCTCTGGTGCTCGTCCAGGTGCTCGTCGTGAGATTGTGGAAGCTTATATCAAGCGTCTGAATGATCTTGAAGCGATTGCAATGAGTTATCCAGGTGTAACAAAGACTTATGCTATTCAGGCTGGTCGCGAACTCCGTGTAATCGTTGGTGCTGACAAGATGGATGATGCAGAAAGCGAGAAGCTCAGTTCTGAGATTGCAGAGAAGATACAGAATGAAATGACCTATCCAGGACAGGTTAAGATTACGGTTATTCGTGAGATTCGTTCTGTTGCTTATGCAAAGTAA
- a CDS encoding cell division protein ZapA, producing MADDKLHIRLHVYDAELSVNVPREDEEYYRSAAKLITDTINTYSTLFKGKKGDKDIIYMAMLDIALRYKKEGVRNDTAPFNDILSKLTSEIEDALK from the coding sequence ATGGCAGACGATAAGTTACATATAAGATTGCATGTCTATGATGCAGAACTCTCCGTAAACGTTCCACGAGAGGATGAGGAGTATTATCGTTCGGCAGCCAAGCTTATTACCGACACAATTAATACTTATTCAACTCTTTTTAAGGGTAAGAAGGGGGATAAGGATATTATATATATGGCAATGTTGGATATTGCATTGCGATATAAGAAAGAAGGTGTACGTAATGATACTGCTCCATTCAATGATATTCTCAGTAAACTCACTTCAGAAATTGAAGATGCACTGAAGTAA